One genomic window of Comamonas serinivorans includes the following:
- a CDS encoding PilT/PilU family type 4a pilus ATPase: protein MERDQASKFINDLLKLMISRKGSDLFITADFPPAIKVDGRINKVSAQPLTAAHTLALVRSVMNDKQGAEFERTKECNFAISPAGIGRFRVNAFLQQGKVGMVLRLIPQELPTIDGLGMPQVLKDVAMSKRGLTILVGATGSGKSTTLAAMVDWRNLNSYGHIVTVEDPVEFVHPHKNCIVTQREVGLDTDSWEAALKNSLRQAPDVILMGEIRDRETMEHAVAFAETGHLCLATLHANSANQALDRIINFFPEERRAQLLMDLSLNLRALVSQRLLPKQDSKGRTAAVEIMLNSPLIADLIFKGEVGEIKEIMKKSRELGMQTFDQSLFDLFEANQITFEDALRNADSMNDLRLQIKLHSQRAKSLDLAAGTEHLAIV, encoded by the coding sequence ATGGAACGCGATCAGGCTTCAAAGTTCATCAACGACCTGCTCAAGCTGATGATCAGCCGCAAGGGCAGCGACCTGTTCATCACGGCCGACTTTCCGCCGGCCATCAAGGTCGACGGACGGATCAACAAGGTGTCGGCCCAGCCGCTGACCGCGGCGCACACCCTGGCGCTGGTGCGCTCGGTGATGAACGACAAACAAGGCGCCGAGTTCGAGCGCACCAAGGAGTGCAACTTCGCCATCTCGCCGGCCGGCATCGGGCGTTTCCGCGTCAACGCCTTCCTGCAGCAGGGCAAGGTGGGCATGGTGCTGCGGTTGATCCCGCAGGAACTGCCCACCATCGATGGCCTGGGCATGCCGCAGGTGCTCAAGGACGTGGCCATGTCCAAGCGCGGGCTGACCATCCTGGTCGGCGCCACGGGCTCAGGCAAATCGACCACGCTGGCAGCCATGGTGGACTGGCGCAACCTCAACTCCTACGGCCACATCGTCACCGTGGAAGACCCGGTGGAGTTCGTGCACCCGCACAAGAACTGCATCGTGACCCAGCGCGAAGTGGGCCTGGACACCGATTCGTGGGAAGCCGCCCTCAAGAACAGCCTGCGGCAAGCGCCCGATGTCATCCTGATGGGCGAAATCCGCGACCGCGAAACCATGGAGCACGCGGTGGCCTTTGCCGAAACCGGTCACCTGTGCCTGGCCACGCTGCACGCCAACAGCGCCAACCAGGCGCTGGACCGCATCATCAACTTCTTCCCCGAAGAGCGGCGCGCTCAGCTGCTGATGGACCTGTCGCTGAACCTGCGCGCCCTGGTGTCGCAACGCCTGCTGCCCAAGCAGGACAGCAAGGGGCGCACTGCCGCAGTCGAAATCATGCTGAACTCGCCGCTCATCGCCGACTTGATCTTCAAGGGCGAAGTCGGCGAGATCAAAGAGATCATGAAGAAAAGCCGCGAGCTGGGCATGCAGACCTTCGACCAGTCGCTGTTCGACCTGTTCGAGGCCAACCAGATCACCTTCGAAGACGCGCTGCGCAATGCCGACTCGATGAACGACCTGCGCCTGCAGATCAAGCTGCACAGCCAGCGCGCCAAGTCGCTGGACCTGGCCGCCGGCACCGAGCACCTGGCCATCGTCTGA
- the trxB gene encoding thioredoxin-disulfide reductase produces the protein MKHSKHARVLILGSGPAGYSAAVYAARANLNPILVTGIAQGGQLMTTTDVDNWPADVDGVQGPELMARFQKHAERFNTEIIFDHINHVDLSQRPFRLVGDSYEFTCDSLIIATGASAKYLGLPSEESFKGRGVSACATCDGFFYREQDVCVVGGGNTAVEEALYLSNIARKVYLIHRRDKFRAEPILVDKLMAKVQAGKIELKTFHTLDEVLGDASGVTGIRIRNTQTDATEDLQLMGCFIAIGHSPNSELFTEQLKLQNGYIVTQAGTNGFATMTSVPGVFAAGDVQDHVYRQAITSAGTGCMAALDAQRYLEQEVETLERPAEISL, from the coding sequence ATGAAGCACAGCAAGCACGCGCGGGTATTGATTCTTGGTTCCGGCCCGGCTGGTTATTCGGCGGCGGTCTATGCGGCTCGCGCCAACCTCAACCCCATCCTGGTCACGGGCATTGCGCAAGGCGGCCAGCTCATGACCACCACCGACGTGGACAACTGGCCCGCCGACGTGGATGGCGTTCAGGGCCCTGAACTGATGGCTCGCTTCCAGAAGCACGCCGAGCGCTTCAACACCGAGATCATCTTCGACCACATCAACCACGTCGACCTCAGCCAGCGCCCCTTCCGCTTGGTGGGCGACTCGTATGAGTTCACGTGTGACAGCCTGATCATCGCCACCGGTGCCTCGGCCAAGTACCTGGGCCTGCCCTCCGAAGAGTCGTTCAAGGGTCGCGGCGTGTCGGCCTGCGCCACCTGCGACGGCTTCTTCTACCGCGAACAGGACGTGTGCGTGGTCGGCGGCGGCAACACCGCCGTCGAGGAAGCCCTCTACCTGTCCAACATCGCCCGCAAGGTCTACCTCATCCACCGCAGGGACAAGTTCCGAGCCGAACCCATCCTGGTGGACAAGCTGATGGCCAAGGTGCAGGCCGGCAAGATCGAGCTGAAGACCTTCCACACCCTCGACGAGGTCCTGGGCGATGCCAGCGGCGTCACCGGCATCCGCATCCGCAACACCCAGACCGACGCCACGGAAGACCTCCAGCTCATGGGCTGCTTCATCGCCATCGGTCACTCGCCCAATTCCGAGCTCTTCACCGAGCAACTCAAGCTGCAGAACGGCTACATCGTCACCCAGGCCGGCACCAACGGTTTCGCGACCATGACCAGCGTCCCCGGCGTGTTTGCCGCCGGCGATGTGCAGGACCACGTCTACCGCCAGGCCATCACCAGCGCCGGCACGGGCTGCATGGCGGCCCTGGACGCCCAGCGTTACCTTGAGCAAGAGGTGGAGACGCTTGAGCGCCCTGCCGAAATCTCGCTATAA
- a CDS encoding ComEA family DNA-binding protein — MFKIILAVFAALYASLAMAAVEVNTATAADLDTIKGIGPKMSASILDERKKNGNFKDWADFAARVKGVGEKNSVKFSDAGLTVGGKALSGAAPKAAAAKPAATPATAKAAAPATAAAPAKKPASGAK; from the coding sequence ATGTTCAAAATCATCCTTGCCGTGTTCGCCGCCTTGTACGCTTCGCTGGCCATGGCCGCCGTGGAGGTCAACACGGCCACGGCCGCCGACCTGGACACCATCAAGGGCATTGGCCCCAAGATGTCGGCCTCCATCCTGGATGAGCGCAAGAAGAACGGCAACTTCAAGGACTGGGCCGACTTCGCCGCGCGCGTGAAGGGCGTGGGCGAGAAGAACTCGGTCAAATTCTCTGACGCAGGCCTGACCGTCGGCGGCAAAGCGCTGTCTGGCGCGGCGCCCAAGGCCGCAGCGGCCAAGCCGGCCGCAACCCCGGCAACCGCCAAAGCCGCGGCACCTGCCACGGCTGCCGCGCCGGCCAAGAAGCCCGCCAGCGGCGCCAAATGA
- a CDS encoding MarC family protein, with amino-acid sequence MDMDVGALFGSFGRSYLFVIAAVLPIINPAAVAPIFLTLTEGADVGTRVSLAKRIATNSFMLMLGVLLVGSYVLDFFGISLPIVRLGGGLIVAASAWRLLTASQDTSDHREALAQAFTPEQAQRQGFFPLTFPITCGPGSISAIITVGVTLHDGRTSFGMANALGGAAALASLAALIYLAYRYAQQILRPLGEAGMLVFTRLSAFILLCLGIQIMWDGTSELLRGVLTLQVRM; translated from the coding sequence ATGGACATGGACGTGGGGGCGCTGTTCGGAAGCTTTGGTCGCAGCTACCTGTTCGTCATCGCGGCGGTGCTGCCCATCATCAACCCGGCAGCCGTCGCACCGATTTTTCTCACGCTGACCGAGGGCGCCGACGTCGGCACCCGGGTCAGCCTGGCCAAGCGAATTGCCACCAACTCGTTCATGCTGATGCTGGGCGTGTTGCTGGTGGGCTCGTACGTGCTCGACTTCTTCGGCATCTCGCTGCCCATCGTGCGCCTGGGGGGCGGCCTCATCGTCGCGGCCTCGGCCTGGCGCCTGCTCACCGCCAGCCAAGACACCAGCGACCACCGCGAAGCCCTGGCCCAGGCCTTCACGCCCGAGCAGGCGCAACGCCAGGGCTTTTTTCCGCTGACTTTTCCCATCACCTGCGGCCCTGGGTCGATCTCCGCCATCATCACCGTCGGCGTGACCCTGCACGATGGCCGCACGTCGTTCGGCATGGCCAACGCCCTGGGCGGCGCCGCGGCCCTGGCGTCGCTGGCGGCCCTCATCTACCTGGCTTACCGCTACGCGCAGCAGATCCTGCGTCCGCTGGGCGAGGCCGGCATGTTGGTGTTCACGCGGCTGTCGGCCTTCATCCTGCTGTGCCTGGGCATCCAGATCATGTGGGACGGCACGAGCGAGCTGCTGCGCGGGGTGCTGACGCTGCAGGTCCGCATGTGA
- the rpmB gene encoding 50S ribosomal protein L28, with protein MARVCEVTGKKPMVGNNVSHANNKTKRRFLPNLQYRRFWVESENRWVRLRVSSAALRLIDKNGIDAVLADMRARGQA; from the coding sequence ATGGCACGCGTGTGTGAAGTCACGGGCAAGAAGCCCATGGTGGGGAACAACGTTTCCCACGCCAACAACAAGACCAAGCGTCGTTTCCTGCCCAACCTGCAGTACCGCCGCTTCTGGGTGGAAAGCGAAAACCGCTGGGTGCGTCTGCGCGTTTCGAGCGCTGCACTGCGCCTGATCGACAAGAACGGCATCGACGCCGTGCTCGCAGACATGCGCGCACGTGGTCAAGCCTGA
- a CDS encoding type IV pilus twitching motility protein PilT, translating into MDITQLLAFSVKNKASDLHLSAGLPPMIRVHGDVRRLNVEPLDHKQVFAMVYDIMNDAQRKAYEEFLEVDFSFEIDGLARFRVNAFNQNRGAGAVLRTIPSKILSLEQLNAPKIFGELSLQPRGLVLVTGPTGSGKSTTLAAMINHLNESEYAHVLTVEDPIEFVHESKKCLINQREVGPHTLSFTNALRSALREDPDAILVGELRDLETIRLAMTAAETGHLVFGTLHTSSAAKTIDRIIDVFPAEEKEMVRSMLSESLNAVIAQTLCKTKDGQGRVAAHEIMIGTPAIRNLIREDKVAQMYSSIQTGHAYGMQTLDQCLSDLVRRNAISKAEARGKAKIPENFPG; encoded by the coding sequence GTGGACATCACCCAACTGCTGGCGTTCAGCGTCAAGAACAAGGCGTCTGACCTGCACCTGTCAGCCGGGTTGCCCCCCATGATTCGCGTGCACGGCGACGTGCGTCGCCTGAACGTGGAACCGTTGGACCACAAACAGGTGTTCGCCATGGTGTACGACATCATGAACGACGCCCAGCGCAAGGCGTACGAAGAATTCCTGGAGGTGGACTTCTCGTTCGAAATCGACGGCCTGGCGCGCTTTCGCGTCAACGCCTTCAACCAGAACCGGGGCGCCGGCGCCGTGCTGCGGACCATCCCGAGCAAGATCCTGTCGCTGGAGCAGCTCAACGCGCCCAAGATCTTCGGCGAGCTGTCGCTGCAGCCGCGGGGCCTGGTGCTGGTGACCGGCCCCACGGGCTCGGGCAAGTCCACCACGCTGGCGGCCATGATCAACCACCTCAACGAAAGCGAGTACGCCCACGTGCTGACGGTGGAAGACCCCATCGAGTTCGTGCACGAGTCCAAGAAGTGCCTGATCAACCAGCGCGAGGTCGGGCCGCACACGCTGAGCTTCACCAACGCCCTGCGGTCGGCCCTGCGCGAAGACCCCGACGCCATCCTCGTGGGCGAATTGCGCGACCTGGAGACGATTCGCCTGGCCATGACCGCCGCCGAAACCGGCCACCTGGTGTTCGGCACGCTGCACACCTCGTCGGCCGCCAAGACCATCGACCGGATCATCGACGTGTTCCCAGCCGAGGAAAAGGAAATGGTGCGCTCCATGCTGTCCGAGTCGCTGAACGCCGTGATTGCCCAGACCCTGTGCAAGACCAAGGACGGCCAGGGCCGCGTGGCCGCGCACGAGATCATGATCGGCACCCCGGCCATCCGCAACCTGATCCGCGAGGACAAGGTGGCTCAGATGTACTCATCCATCCAGACCGGCCATGCCTACGGCATGCAGACGCTGGACCAATGCCTGTCCGACCTGGTGCGGCGCAACGCGATCAGCAAGGCTGAGGCCCGTGGCAAGGCCAAGATTCCGGAGAACTTCCCCGGTTGA
- the htpX gene encoding protease HtpX → MKRIALFVLTNLAVVAVIGLVANLLGVRQYITANGINFSSLLVFSIIVGFTGAIISLLMSKSMAKMSMGVKIINQPSNADEAWLVDVVARLSQKAGIGMPEVGIYEGEANAFATGAFKNSSLVAVSTGLLRGMTRDEIEAVLAHEVAHVANGDMVTMTLIQGVMNTFVVFASRALGYVIDGFLRGNRSDDAPQGTGIGYMITVFVLDLVFGFLAHIIVAWFSRHREFRADAGAAHLMGQSQSMVNALARLGQMNNQDLPNKSLATMGIAGGIGKLFSTHPPIEQRIAALQQAR, encoded by the coding sequence ATGAAACGCATTGCCCTGTTCGTCTTGACCAACCTGGCCGTTGTGGCCGTCATCGGCTTGGTCGCCAACCTGTTGGGGGTAAGGCAGTACATCACCGCCAACGGCATCAACTTCAGCTCGCTGCTCGTGTTCTCCATCATCGTGGGGTTCACCGGCGCCATCATCTCGCTGCTGATGAGCAAGTCCATGGCCAAGATGAGCATGGGCGTGAAGATCATCAACCAGCCCAGCAATGCCGACGAGGCCTGGCTGGTGGACGTGGTGGCGCGGCTGTCGCAAAAAGCCGGTATCGGCATGCCCGAGGTCGGCATCTACGAGGGCGAGGCCAACGCCTTTGCCACGGGCGCGTTCAAGAACTCCTCGCTGGTGGCGGTTTCCACCGGGCTGCTGCGCGGCATGACGCGCGACGAGATCGAGGCCGTGCTGGCCCACGAAGTGGCCCACGTGGCCAATGGCGACATGGTCACCATGACGCTGATCCAGGGCGTGATGAACACCTTCGTGGTGTTCGCCTCGCGCGCGCTGGGTTACGTGATCGACGGCTTCCTGCGCGGCAACCGCAGCGATGACGCGCCGCAAGGCACGGGCATCGGCTACATGATCACCGTGTTCGTGCTCGACCTGGTGTTCGGTTTCCTGGCCCACATCATCGTGGCCTGGTTCTCGCGCCACCGCGAGTTCCGCGCCGACGCGGGCGCCGCTCACCTCATGGGCCAGTCGCAGTCCATGGTCAATGCCCTGGCCCGCCTGGGTCAGATGAACAACCAGGACCTGCCCAACAAGAGCCTGGCCACCATGGGCATCGCCGGCGGCATCGGCAAGCTGTTCTCGACCCACCCGCCGATCGAGCAACGCATCGCGGCCCTGCAACAGGCTCGCTGA
- the rpmG gene encoding 50S ribosomal protein L33 — MATKGGREKIKLESTAGTGHFYTTTKNKKTMPEKMSITKFDPKARKHVEYKEIKLK, encoded by the coding sequence ATGGCAACCAAAGGCGGACGCGAAAAAATCAAGCTGGAATCGACGGCTGGCACGGGTCACTTCTACACGACCACGAAGAACAAGAAGACCATGCCCGAGAAGATGTCCATCACGAAGTTTGACCCCAAGGCTCGCAAGCATGTCGAGTACAAGGAAATCAAGCTGAAGTAA
- a CDS encoding DUF3567 domain-containing protein, whose amino-acid sequence MNMLYDSDTFSVVHLFAEAVGPQDGPTLERHGFEIVDKRTGKEVYLDGSWAELFQVHIQAWQAKTPTQEEVEDTLEGFAVLAQNPVLMH is encoded by the coding sequence ATGAACATGCTTTACGACTCCGACACCTTCTCGGTCGTGCACCTGTTCGCCGAAGCCGTGGGGCCGCAAGACGGGCCAACGCTTGAACGCCACGGGTTCGAAATCGTGGACAAACGCACGGGCAAAGAGGTGTATCTGGACGGTTCCTGGGCCGAGCTGTTCCAGGTCCACATCCAAGCCTGGCAGGCCAAGACCCCGACCCAGGAAGAGGTCGAGGACACGCTGGAAGGCTTCGCGGTGCTGGCTCAAAACCCGGTGCTGATGCACTGA
- a CDS encoding NYN domain-containing protein: MEPVPRIALLIDADNSPADLIDEILTELSTLGVINIRRAYGNWTKSALGGWQDRLLEFAIRPMQQFDYSRRKNASDMAMTVDAMELLYTERPDAFAIASSDADFTPLVMHLRAKGAAVYGFGAAQTPKPFVNACSRFLYLEALREASEEPANTPLTEAVAPQAHGTQPPAVTASDARPNDAPPAPEGSNPLPPCASLRVPTSQLRQNARLMNGLRSAVQANADEQGWVRVGTLGHQIANKESFDARNYGYGSLSKLLAATEAFELRDEGTPKVAVRVKPKR, translated from the coding sequence ATGGAACCCGTGCCGCGCATCGCCTTGCTGATCGACGCCGACAACTCGCCGGCCGACCTGATCGACGAAATCCTCACCGAGCTGTCCACCCTGGGCGTGATCAACATCCGGCGTGCCTACGGCAACTGGACCAAGTCGGCACTGGGCGGCTGGCAGGACCGGCTGCTCGAGTTCGCCATCCGGCCCATGCAGCAGTTCGACTACTCGCGGCGCAAGAACGCCTCGGACATGGCGATGACGGTGGACGCCATGGAGCTGCTCTACACCGAGCGGCCCGATGCCTTCGCGATTGCGTCGTCCGACGCCGATTTCACGCCGCTGGTCATGCATCTGCGCGCCAAGGGCGCGGCCGTGTACGGCTTCGGCGCCGCCCAGACGCCCAAGCCCTTCGTCAACGCCTGTTCGCGCTTCCTGTACCTCGAGGCGCTGCGCGAAGCCAGCGAAGAGCCTGCCAATACCCCGTTGACGGAGGCGGTGGCGCCCCAAGCGCACGGCACGCAGCCGCCAGCGGTAACGGCGTCGGACGCCAGGCCCAACGATGCGCCCCCCGCGCCCGAGGGCAGCAACCCGCTGCCGCCCTGCGCCAGCCTGCGCGTGCCCACCTCGCAACTGCGGCAGAACGCCCGGCTGATGAACGGGCTGCGCAGTGCCGTGCAGGCCAATGCCGATGAGCAAGGCTGGGTGCGCGTGGGCACGCTGGGCCACCAGATCGCCAACAAGGAATCGTTTGACGCGCGCAACTACGGCTACGGCAGCCTCAGCAAGCTGCTGGCGGCCACCGAAGCCTTTGAGCTGCGCGACGAAGGCACGCCCAAGGTCGCCGTGCGCGTGAAGCCCAAGCGCTGA
- the crcB gene encoding fluoride efflux transporter CrcB, with product MTALPQDLRFALAICVGACVGALLRWRLGVWLNQPGAWMPWGTLTANWVGALVIGVCIGIFELRTDLDPAWRMFWITGLLGALTTFSSFSAEVIAMLQDGRLARALATTSLHLAGSLLLTWVGLQGVRRILS from the coding sequence ATGACCGCCCTTCCCCAGGACCTGCGTTTCGCCTTGGCCATCTGCGTGGGCGCCTGCGTGGGTGCGCTCCTGCGTTGGCGCCTGGGGGTGTGGCTCAACCAGCCCGGGGCCTGGATGCCCTGGGGCACCTTGACGGCGAACTGGGTCGGCGCGCTCGTGATTGGCGTGTGCATCGGCATCTTCGAGCTGCGTACGGACCTCGACCCGGCCTGGCGCATGTTCTGGATCACGGGCCTGCTGGGCGCCTTGACCACCTTCTCCAGCTTCAGCGCCGAAGTCATCGCCATGCTGCAGGACGGCCGCCTGGCGCGGGCCCTGGCCACCACCAGCCTGCACCTGGCGGGCTCACTGCTGCTGACCTGGGTCGGGTTGCAGGGCGTGCGCAGAATCCTTTCCTGA
- the pyrC gene encoding dihydroorotase has product MSAVNTLTLTRPDDWHLHVRDGAALHSVVPHSSAQMGRALIMPNLKPPVTTAVQAQAYAERIRAAVPAGHRFTPLMSLYLTDTLAPDEIRAAKAAGVVACKLYPAGATTNSDAGVTDIRNTYATLEAMQREGVLLLMHGEVTDPEVDLFDREAVFIDRVLQPLRRDFPELKVVFEHITTREAAQYVAGADTFTAATITAHHLLYNRNAIFTGGIRPHFYCLPVLKREQHRQALVTAATSGSPKFFLGTDSAPHAALLKEAALGCAGCYTAYAAIELYAEAFDRANALDKLEAFASLNGPAFYGLTPNTDTITLQREPWTVPEAYPFGETQVKPLGAGETLQWKLQA; this is encoded by the coding sequence ATGTCCGCCGTGAACACCCTGACCCTGACCCGACCCGACGACTGGCACCTGCACGTGCGCGATGGTGCCGCCCTGCACAGTGTGGTGCCCCACTCCAGCGCGCAAATGGGCCGCGCGCTCATCATGCCCAACCTCAAGCCGCCGGTGACCACGGCGGTGCAAGCCCAGGCCTATGCCGAGCGCATCCGCGCCGCCGTTCCGGCGGGCCACCGCTTCACGCCGCTGATGTCGCTGTACCTGACCGACACGCTGGCCCCGGACGAAATTCGCGCCGCCAAAGCCGCTGGCGTGGTGGCGTGCAAGCTCTACCCGGCTGGCGCCACCACCAACAGCGACGCCGGCGTCACCGACATCCGCAACACCTACGCCACGCTGGAAGCCATGCAGCGCGAAGGCGTGCTGCTGCTGATGCACGGCGAGGTCACCGATCCCGAGGTTGACCTGTTCGACCGCGAGGCCGTCTTCATCGACCGCGTGCTGCAACCGCTGCGCCGCGACTTTCCCGAGCTGAAGGTGGTGTTCGAGCACATCACCACGCGCGAGGCCGCTCAGTACGTGGCCGGCGCCGACACCTTCACCGCCGCCACCATCACGGCGCACCACCTGCTCTACAACCGCAACGCCATCTTCACGGGCGGCATCCGGCCCCACTTCTACTGCCTGCCCGTGCTCAAGCGCGAGCAACACCGCCAGGCGCTGGTGACGGCGGCCACCAGCGGCAGCCCCAAGTTCTTCCTGGGCACCGACAGTGCCCCGCACGCCGCGCTGCTCAAGGAAGCCGCGCTGGGCTGCGCCGGCTGCTACACCGCCTACGCCGCCATCGAGCTGTACGCCGAGGCCTTCGACCGCGCCAACGCCCTGGACAAGCTGGAAGCCTTTGCCAGCCTGAACGGCCCGGCCTTCTATGGCCTGACGCCCAACACCGACACCATCACGCTGCAGCGCGAACCCTGGACCGTGCCCGAGGCCTACCCGTTTGGCGAAACCCAGGTCAAGCCCCTGGGCGCAGGCGAAACCCTGCAATGGAAGCTGCAAGCCTGA
- a CDS encoding recombination-associated protein RdgC, which yields MFSNLMLFRIEAGWPQSLTELQDALMQEAFSPCSATQQKATGWVPVRGQNHGEFAESVAGQWIAKFTIETKAVPADALRRRVDELAQQIEATTGRVPGKREKKDLRDDALQELLPHAFPKQSSNWVWLDPESRILALDAASPGRADEITSSLTRVAGRGFGLRLIQTHSTPQSVMAHWLGSEEADAMPSDFALGRECELKGGGEEPAMVKFKRHDLSTDEVRQHLADGKLPIALAVNWEDRVRFTLTEALVLKKIGFDDSVFADAGDDDDRFDTDITIKTAELQALIASLLQALGGEQAPGALPGAAPTPAAALSAGATEATGQAAEAWAEGPPF from the coding sequence GTGTTTTCAAACCTCATGCTGTTCCGGATTGAAGCCGGCTGGCCGCAATCCCTCACCGAACTTCAAGACGCGCTGATGCAGGAGGCCTTTTCGCCCTGCAGCGCCACCCAGCAAAAGGCCACGGGCTGGGTGCCCGTACGTGGCCAGAACCACGGCGAATTCGCGGAATCCGTGGCCGGCCAGTGGATTGCCAAATTCACCATCGAGACCAAGGCCGTTCCGGCCGACGCACTGCGTCGACGCGTGGACGAGCTGGCGCAGCAGATCGAAGCCACCACAGGCCGCGTGCCTGGCAAGCGCGAGAAGAAAGACCTGCGTGACGACGCGCTGCAAGAGCTGCTGCCCCATGCCTTCCCCAAGCAATCGAGCAACTGGGTCTGGCTGGATCCCGAATCCCGCATCCTCGCGCTGGACGCGGCCAGCCCTGGCAGGGCCGACGAAATCACCAGCAGCCTCACGCGCGTGGCGGGCCGTGGATTTGGTCTGCGCCTGATCCAGACCCACAGCACACCGCAGTCGGTGATGGCCCACTGGCTGGGCAGCGAAGAAGCCGATGCCATGCCCAGCGACTTTGCGCTGGGGCGTGAGTGCGAGCTCAAAGGCGGTGGCGAAGAGCCCGCCATGGTCAAGTTCAAACGCCACGACCTGTCCACCGACGAAGTGCGCCAGCACCTGGCCGATGGCAAGCTGCCCATCGCCCTGGCCGTGAACTGGGAAGACCGCGTCCGCTTCACGCTGACCGAAGCGCTGGTGCTGAAGAAAATCGGCTTTGACGACAGCGTGTTCGCCGATGCCGGCGACGACGACGACCGCTTCGACACCGACATCACCATCAAGACCGCCGAGCTGCAGGCGCTGATCGCCAGCCTGCTGCAAGCCCTGGGCGGCGAACAGGCCCCGGGCGCCCTACCTGGCGCTGCGCCCACGCCTGCAGCCGCGCTTTCGGCGGGAGCGACTGAGGCCACGGGCCAGGCCGCAGAGGCATGGGCCGAAGGCCCACCGTTCTGA
- a CDS encoding Crp/Fnr family transcriptional regulator: protein MTMLSSLDLIRRVPLFSVLTDAQAASVADSVVKRRFKRGEVIVEQDKKSNALFILLTGRVRVIKADERGREVILATMHPGDYIGEMSLIDNQPHSATVKAEIQTDVLMLGRLEFARCLPENSSMAYAVMRGLVQRLRHADRKIESLALMDVYGRVARALLEFAVEGPDGELRIRDKISRQDIAKMVGASREMVSRVMKDLEERALIETQPDGGLLVKERLHALS, encoded by the coding sequence ATGACCATGTTGTCGAGCTTGGACTTGATTCGTCGGGTGCCGCTGTTTTCCGTCCTGACCGATGCGCAGGCGGCATCCGTAGCGGACTCGGTGGTCAAGCGCCGCTTCAAACGTGGCGAGGTCATCGTGGAACAGGACAAGAAGAGCAATGCTTTGTTCATCCTGTTGACCGGTCGGGTGCGCGTCATCAAGGCCGATGAGCGGGGGCGGGAGGTGATCCTCGCCACCATGCACCCGGGCGATTACATCGGCGAAATGAGCCTGATTGACAACCAGCCCCATTCGGCCACGGTGAAGGCCGAGATCCAGACCGATGTGCTGATGCTGGGCCGACTGGAGTTCGCCCGTTGCCTGCCCGAGAACTCGTCCATGGCCTACGCCGTGATGCGAGGCCTGGTGCAACGGCTGCGCCACGCCGACCGCAAGATCGAATCGCTGGCGCTGATGGACGTCTACGGGCGTGTGGCGCGTGCGCTGCTCGAGTTCGCCGTGGAAGGCCCGGACGGTGAATTGCGCATCCGCGACAAGATTTCGCGACAGGACATTGCCAAGATGGTGGGCGCCTCGCGCGAAATGGTCAGCCGCGTGATGAAGGACCTGGAAGAGCGCGCGCTCATCGAAACCCAGCCCGATGGTGGACTATTGGTCAAGGAGCGCTTGCACGCGCTGAGCTGA